A portion of the Perognathus longimembris pacificus isolate PPM17 chromosome 20, ASM2315922v1, whole genome shotgun sequence genome contains these proteins:
- the Sympk gene encoding symplekin isoform X2, with amino-acid sequence MASTSGDSVTRRSVASQFFTQEEGSGIDGMTTSERVVDLLNQAALITNDSKITVLKQVQELIINKDPTLLDNFLDEIIAFQADKSIEVRKFVIGFIEEACKRDIELLLKLIANLNMLLRDENVNVVKKAILTMTQLYKVALKWMVKSRVINDLQEACWDMVSAMAGDIILLLDSDNDGIRTHAIKFVEGLIVTLSPRVADSEVPRRQEQDISLERIPRDHPYIQYNVLWEEGKAALEQLLKFMVHPAISSINLTTALGSLANIARQRPMFMSEVIQAYETLHANLPPTLAKSQVSSVRKNLKLHLLSVLKHPASLEFQAQITTLLVDLGTPQAEIARNMPSGKDARKRPRDDADSTLKKMKLEPNLGEDDEDKDLEPGPSGTSKASAQISGQSDTDITAEFLQPLLTPDNVANLVLISMVYLPETMPASFQAIYTPVESAGTEAQIKHLARLMATQMTAAGLGPGVEQTKQCKEEPKEEKVVKQESVLIKRRLSAQGQAISVVGSLSSMSTLEEEAPQAKRRPEPIIPVTQPRLAGAGGRKKIFRLSDVLKPLTDAQVEAMKLGAVKRILRAEKAVACSGAAQVRVKILASLVTQFDSGLKAEVLSFILEDVRARLDLAFAWLYQEYNAYLAAGASGTLDKYEACLLRLLSGLQERPDQKDGIFTKVVLEAPLITESALEVIRKYCEDESRTYLGMSTLRDLICKRPSRQFQYLHVLLDLSSHEKDKVRSQALLFIKRMYEKEQLREYVEKFALNYLQLLVHPNPPSVLFGADKDTEVAAPWTEETVKQCLYLYLALLPQNHKLIHELAAVYTEAIADIKRTVLRVIEQPIRGMGMNSPELLLLVENCPKGAETLVTRCLHSLTDKVPPSPELVKRVRDLYHKRLPDVRFLIPVLNGLEKKEVIQALPKLIKLNPIVVKEVFNRLLGTQHGEGNSALSPLNPGELLIALHNIDSVKCDMKSIIKGKTQSTSSPGMGWS; translated from the exons ATGGCGAGCACCAGTGGGGACAGTGTCACTCGCCGGAGCGTGGCATCCCAGTTTTTCACCCAGGAGGAAGGGTCAGGCATTGATGGCATGACCACCTCAGAGAGG GTGGTGGATCTCCTTAACCAGGCAGCGCTGATCACCAATGACTCAAAGATCACAGTGCTCAAGCAG GTCCAGGAGCTAATTATTAACAAAGACCCCACACTGCTGGACAACTTCCTGGAT GAGATCATCGCATTCCAAGCCGACAAGTCAATCGAAGTGCGAAAATTTGTCATTGGCTTCATTGAGGAGGCATG CAAGCGAGACATCGAGTTGCTGCTGAAACTGATCGCCAACCTCAACATGCTCCTGCGTGATGAGAACGTGAATGTGGTGAAGAAGGCCATCCTCACCATGACGCAGCTCTACAAGGTGGCTCTGAAG TGGATGGTGAAGTCACGGGTGATCAACGATCTCCAGGAGGCCTGCTGGGACATGGTGTCCGCCATGGCTGGGGACATCATTTTGCTCTTAGACTCTGACAACGATGGCATCCGTACCCATGCCATCAAGTTTGTGGAGGGCCTTATTGTTACCCTGTCACCTCGCGTGGCTGACTCAGAGGTACCCCGACGCCAGGAGCAAGACATCAGCCTGGAACGAATCCCTCGAGACCACCCCTACATCCAGTACA ATGTGCTGTGGGAGGAGGGCAAGGCAGCCTTGGAGCAGCTGCTCAAGTTCATGGTGCACCCAGCCATCTCCTCTATCAACCTGACCACGGCTCTGGGCTCCCTTGCCAATATCGCCCGCCAGAGACCCATGTTCATGTCTGAAGTGATCCAGGCCTATGAGACCCTACACG CCAACTTGCCCCCAACACTGGCCAAATCTCAGGTGAGCAGTGTGCGCAAGAACTTGAAGCTGCACCTACTAAGTGTGCTCAAGCACCCAGCCTCcttggagttccaggcccagatcaCCACTCTGCTGGTGGACCTGGGCACCCCCCAGGCAGAGATTGCCCGCAACATGCCCAGCGGCAAGGACGCGCGCAAGCGACCCCGGGACGACGCTGATTCCACACTCAAGAAGATGAAGCTGG AGCCCAACCTAGGGGAAGATGATGAGGACAAGGACTTGGAGCCTGGCCCATCAGGGACTTCTAAGGCCTCAGCCCAGATCTCAGGCCAGTCAGACACAGACATTACAGCAGAATTCCTGCAGCCTCTGCTGACGCCCGACAATGTAGCCAATCTG GTCCTCATCAGCATGGTCTACCTGCCCGAGACTATGCCTGCCTCCTTCCAAGCCATCTACACCCCCGTGGAGTCCGCCGGCACTGAGGCCCAGATCAAGCACTTGGCTCGCCTCATGGCCACACAGATGACCGCAGCAGGGCTGGGTCCAG GTGTGGAGCAGACCAAGCAGTGCAAGGAGGAGCCCAAGGAGGAGAAGGTGGTGAAGCAAGAGAGCGTCCTGATCAAGAGGCGCCTGTCAGCGCAGGGCCAGGCCATCTCTGTGGTCGGCTCTCTGAGCTCCATGTccaccctggaggaggaggcaccCCAGGCCAAGAGGCGGCCGGAGCCCATCATCCCTGTCACACAGCCCCG GctggcaggtgctggtgggcgCAAGAAGATTTTTCGTCTGAGCGATGTGCTGAAGCCACTGACAGATGCCCAGGTGGAGGCCATGAAGTTGGGTGCCGTGAAGAGGATTCTGCGGGCCGAGAAGGCTGTGGCCTGTAGTGGAGCAGCCCAG GTACGAGTCAAGATCCTGGCCAGCCTGGTGACACAGTTTGACTCAGGCCTCAAGGCCGAAGTCCTATCCTTCATCCTGGAGGATGTGCGGGCCCGCCTGGACCTGGCCTTTGCCTGGCTCTACCAGGAGTACAACGCCTACTTGGCCGCAGGTGCCTCGGGTACGCTGGACAAGTATGAGGCCTGCCTCCTTCGCCTGCTGTCCGGCTTGCAGGAGAGACCTGACCAGAAGGACGG GATTTTCACCAAGGTGGTGCTGGAGGCCCCACTCATCACCGAGAGTGCCCTGGAGGTCATTCGCAAGTACTGTGAGGACGAG AGCCGCACCTACCTGGGCATGTCCACACTGCGGGACCTGATTTGCAAGCGCCCATCCCGCCAGTTCCAGTACCTGCACGTCCTCCTGGACCTCAGCTCCCATGAGAAGGACAAG GTGCGTTCCCAGGCCCTGCTGTTCATCAAGCGCATGTACGAGAAGGAGCAGCTGCGTGAGTACGTGGAGAAGTTCGCCCTCAACTACCTGCAGCTCCTGGTCCATCCTAACCCGCCGTCCGTGCTGTTCGGAGCCGACAAGGACACAG AGGTGGCTGCGCCCTGGACGGAGGAAACAGTGAAGCAGTGTCTGTACCTCTACCTGGCCCTCCTACCTCAGAACCACAAGTTGATCCATGAGCTGGCCGCCGTGTACACGGAGGCCATCGCCGACATCAAGCGCACAGTGCTGAGGGTCATCGAGCAGCCG ATCCGAGGAATGGGCATGAACTCgcctgagctgctgctgctggtggagaACTGCCCCAAAGGGGCAGAGACGCTGGTCACCCGCTGTTTGCACAGCCTCACGGATAAAg TGCCACCGTCCCCAGAGCTAGTGAAGCGGGTGCGAGACCTCTACCACAAGCGGCTGCCTGACGTGCGCTTCCTCATCCCCGTGCTCAATGGTCTGGAGAAG AAAGAGGTGATCCAGGCCTTGCCCAAGCTCATCAAACTCAACCCCATCGTGGTGAAGGAGGTCTTTAACCGTCTGCTGGGCACCCAGCACG GTGAAGGAAACTCAGCCTTGTCCCCACTGAACCCTGGAGAGCTCCTGATTGCACTACACAACATTGACTCGGTGAAGTGCGACATGAAATCCATCATCAAAG GTAAGACCCAATCCACCTCTTCCCCTGGCATGGGGTGGTCCTAG